The segment CGGTAATATGGCCGAGATCGGTGGCAAAAGCAAATTTATGATTATCCAATTCGATAAAATAGCCGATATTATCAGTTCCGTCGTGAGGTACTTCAAAAGGAGTAATTTTAAAATCTCCTATATTAAAAGATATTTCTTTATGAATAATACGCCCTGCAGAATATATTTTCTCAGTCATACAATAACTACGGTTCATTCCATCTAAAATAGTTGAGGTCGTATATACCGGAATACCGTATTTTTCCCCCAAACATCCGGCCGATTTGATATGATCGGCATGATCATGAGTAATACATAATCCTAATATCTTTTCGAAAGGTATATTATTCTCTTTCAATGTTTTCTTTATAGTACGAATACCGATTCCGGCATCTATCAATATTCCATATTCGCCGGCCCCGAGATAATAACAATTACCGCTACTGCCACTGGCCAGACTTATAAAACGTAAATTCATCCCGTCGTTTATCCTTTTTAGTGTTTTCGTATAAAAAGGTACAAAGATACATTTTTAAAGGCAAAATCTCGGTCCCGAAAGCGAATAAATATCATTTATACAATAAGAATATACAGGGTCTTTTTTGTAAATCGATCTTTTCGCGGCTCCACTGTTTCAATGTCCGGGTACGTATGTATTCATTCTCGCAAGTTATATCAGCAGCAATGCACAAGCGTGTCTGAGGACGACAGGTTCTAATGAGATCTTCCAACAATTTATGATTCCGATAAGGAGTTTCTATAAAAATTTGTGTCTGACTTTCGCTATAAATACGCTGTTCGAAGGTTTTAATCGCCCGATTACGCTCTCCCCCCTCGATAGGCAAATAACCGTGAAACGCAAAATTTTGTCCGT is part of the Coprobacter tertius genome and harbors:
- a CDS encoding MBL fold metallo-hydrolase, with amino-acid sequence MNLRFISLASGSSGNCYYLGAGEYGILIDAGIGIRTIKKTLKENNIPFEKILGLCITHDHADHIKSAGCLGEKYGIPVYTTSTILDGMNRSYCMTEKIYSAGRIIHKEISFNIGDFKITPFEVPHDGTDNIGYFIELDNHKFAFATDLGHITECVASYLKAANYLVIESNYDREMLEQGNYPVHLKRRITNPNGHMCNDDTAEFLATNFNESLQYIFLCHLSRENNHPELAFKTVEYRLFQQGIRVGKDVQLVALKRNHPSEYYEFE